A window from Dehalobacter sp. DCA encodes these proteins:
- a CDS encoding RNA polymerase sigma factor, with amino-acid sequence MRKHSEDYQLVHQYLCRDEAAGQKLYSKTLPLLKKYVVSRTKGSALDSHDIDDIIMESLKRSIEKLERYDGSSEFASWVIGIAKFVIMEQLRKKTKNTLLEDMPDAEFDHIISLFSVDPLFVILNKEIHDAIIAAINQLSPEHQQIIQLRLFNKVSFEQISEISKKSESAIYSLYSRALKSLRKILKEKL; translated from the coding sequence ATGCGTAAACATTCAGAAGACTATCAACTTGTACATCAATATTTATGCAGAGATGAGGCAGCAGGTCAAAAATTATATTCAAAAACATTACCACTTTTAAAGAAATATGTGGTATCCCGGACTAAAGGAAGCGCCTTGGATAGCCATGATATAGACGATATCATTATGGAGTCTTTGAAAAGGAGTATAGAAAAATTAGAGCGCTATGATGGTTCATCGGAATTTGCCAGCTGGGTTATCGGTATTGCTAAGTTTGTTATTATGGAACAACTTAGGAAAAAAACCAAAAATACTTTGCTTGAAGACATGCCGGATGCCGAGTTTGACCATATTATTTCCTTATTTAGCGTAGATCCATTGTTTGTTATCCTCAACAAAGAAATTCATGATGCTATTATTGCAGCTATTAACCAACTCTCCCCCGAACATCAACAAATTATTCAATTAAGACTATTTAACAAAGTATCTTTTGAACAAATATCAGAAATATCCAAGAAGAGTGAGTCAGCAATATATTCATTGTATAGCCGGGCATTGAAATCACTAAGAAAAATTTTAAAAGAAAAGTTATAA